One Homo sapiens chromosome 3, GRCh38.p14 Primary Assembly genomic window carries:
- the TRMT10C gene encoding tRNA methyltransferase 10 homolog C precursor: MAAFLKMSVSVNFFRPFTRFLVPFTLHRKRNNLTILQRYMSSKIPAVTYPKNESTPPSEELELDKWKTTMKSSVQEECVSTISSSKDEDPLAATREFIEMWRLLGREVPEHITEEELKTLMECVSNTAKKKYLKYLYTKEKVKKARQIKKEMKAAAREEAKNIKLLETTEEDKQKNFLFLRLWDRNMDIAMGWKGAQAMQFGQPLVFDMAYENYMKRKELQNTVSQLLESEGWNRRNVDPFHIYFCNLKIDGALHRELVKRYQEKWDKLLLTSTEKSHVDLFPKDSIIYLTADSPNVMTTFRHDKVYVIGSFVDKSMQPGTSLAKAKRLNLATECLPLDKYLQWEIGNKNLTLDQMIRILLCLKNNGNWQEALQFVPKRKHTGFLEISQHSQEFINRLKKAKT, translated from the coding sequence ATGGCTGCTTTCCTCAAAATGAGTGTTAGTGTCAATTTCTTCAGACCTTTCACCAGGTTTTTGGTGCCATTTACCCTTCATAGGAAGAGAAATAACTTAACAATTTTGCAGAGATACATGTCTTCCAAAATACCAGCTGTTACTTATCCTAAAAATGAGAGTACACCCCCTTCTGAAGAGCTAGAGTTGGATAAGTGGAAAACTACCATGAAATCTAGTGTGCAAGAAGAATGTGTTTCAACAATCTCAAGCAGTAAGGATGAAGATCCTCTAGCTGCCACCAGAGAGTTCATTGAGATGTGGAGATTGCTTGGCAGAGAAGTACCAGAACACATCACTGAAGAAGAGCTCAAAACCCTTATGGAATGTGTTTctaacacagcaaaaaaaaaatatttaaaatatttatatacgaaggaaaaagtgaaaaaagctaggcaaataaaaaaggaaatgaaagcagcAGCAAGGGAAGAAGCAAAAAATATCAAGCTGCTAGAAACCACTGAggaagataaacagaaaaactttctatttttacgACTTTGGGATAGGAATATGGACATAGCAATGGGCTGGAAGGGTGCCCAGGCCATGCAGTTTGGACAACCTTTGGTTTTTGACATGGCTTACGAAAATTATATGAAACGAAAAGAATTGCAGAATACTGTTTCCCAGCTTTTAGAAAGTGAAGGATGGAACAGAAGAAATGTTGatcctttccatatttatttcTGCAATCTAAAAATAGATGGTGCTTTGCACAGAGAGTTAGTTAAACGGTATCAAGAAAAATGGGACAAATTGCTTTTAACATCAACAGAAAAGTCTCATGTAGATTTATTTCCAAAGGACAGTATTATCTATTTAACTGCAGATTCTCCCAATGTTATGACTACTTTCAGGCATGACAAAGTTTATGTAATTGGGTCTTTTGTTGATAAGAGTATGCAGCCAGGCACATCCCTAGCCAAGGCAAAACGGCTGAACCTGGCAACTGAATGCCTTCCATTAGATAAATATTTACAATGGGAAATTGGTAACAAAAATCTCACCTTAGATCAAATGATACGTATTTTGTTATGTCTGAAAAACAATGGTAATTGGCAAGAGGCTCTGCAATTCGTTCCCAAGAGAAAACATACTGGTTTTCTGGAGATTTCTCAGCATTCTCAAGAGTTTATCAACAGACTAAAGAAGGCAAAGACTTAA